From Amyelois transitella isolate CPQ chromosome 4, ilAmyTran1.1, whole genome shotgun sequence, one genomic window encodes:
- the LOC106132910 gene encoding zinc finger protein 664-like isoform X1 translates to MDVSKVCRSCMKEVASWERENFNPKAVEMFCFCTNIKISDEDKLPRQFCYDCIIKIESSFTFITEAQKVNVTLKNIISRAITSIIVEPESHSKSVCNIKLTLPDYKLSTSADDYSEPLFEDRHDFNIETDINKETKLTEQIIINNDEKEQKNELKNTNESENIKQSCPVCRKTFTSKTWFDKHVEKQHNTHKCTQCPKSFAKKSQLAYHATSHSDERQYACPVADCGKTYKRSKELTSHARTHADVRPYACDKCSMRFKLKSVLKGHMKVHEGSKQHLCYHCGWSFKQIGNLKVHMRIHTGEKPFSCSECEFRAAAASNLRRHQRIHAAQATHVCLTCRKGFYDASSLSRHARTHSRARPFACGGCARAFADSWKRKAHLMRSHRLALADIPPLRRDGAPRER, encoded by the exons ATGGATGTTTCAAAAGTTTGCCGTAGTTGTATGAAAGAAGTTGCTTCTTGGGAACGAGAAAACTTCAACCCTAAAGCCGTGGAGATGTTCTGTTTTTGTACAAACATCaag ATATCAGATGAAGACAAACTGCCTCGTCAGTTCTGCTATGATTGCATCATCAAGATCGAATCgtcattcacattcattacGGAAGCTCAGAAAGTTAATGTCACcctcaaaaatataatttcacgAGCCATAACAAGCATTATCGTAGAACCTGAGAGCCACAGTAAAagtgtatgtaatattaagcTAACGTTACCagattataaattaagtacgTCAGCCGACGATTATAGTGAGCCCTTATTCGAAGATCGTCATGATTTTAATATAGAAactgatataaataaagaaacgaAACTAActgaacaaataattattaataatgatgagaaagaacaaaaaaatgaattaaaaaatacaaatgaaagTGAGAATATAAAACAATCATGCCCAGTTTGCAGAAAAACATTTACGTCTAAAACATGGTTCGATAAACACGTGGAGAAGCAACATAATACACATAAATGTACACAGTGTCCcaaat cATTTGCCAAGAAGTCTCAACTTGCGTACCACGCCACGTCCCACTCCGATGAACGCCAGTACGCATGCCCAGTGGCCGACTGCGGCAAAACGTACAAGAGGAGTAAGGAACTAACTAGCCACGCTCGTACACACGCTGATGTCAGGCCGTACGCTTGCGACAAATGCTCGATGAg GTTTAAACTGAAAAGCgtgctgaaaggccacatgaAGGTCCACGAGGGTAGCAAGCAGCACCTCTGCTACCACTGCGGATGGAGTTTCAAACAAA TTGGCAACCTTAAAGTCCACATGCGAATTCACACTGGGGAGAAGCCTTTCTCTTGTTCCGAGTGCGAGTTTCGCGCGGCCGCCGCCTCCAACCTGCGGCGCCACCAGCGCATACACGCTGCGCAGGCGACGCACGTCTGCCTCACTTGTAGGAAGGGCTTCTATGATGCTAGTTCTCTT TCGCGGCACGCGCGCACGCACTCGCGCGCGCGGCCGTTCGCCTGCGGCGGCTGCGCGCGCGCCTTCGCCGACAGCTGGAAGCGCAAGGCGCACCTCATGCGCAGCCACCGCCTGGCGCTCGCCGACATCCCGCCGCTGCGCAGGGACGGCGCGCCCAGGGAGCGCTAG
- the LOC106132911 gene encoding uncharacterized protein LOC106132911 isoform X1, translating to MEDPDKKISVLCLGPKGSGKTTLLKKLQNAEGIDYTYSPVPTIGTNIYDVHYFNKHGKKQVLSVREVGGEMAPLWGNYLDGVEKIIYVVDTSNLCQISAAAVLLYTLLAEPRLRTAKFILVLSKMDAAYRQMRNEALLMLQHARLSKELKNAPRLLETSPLTGEGIEELRAFLAEPVKSPLKINN from the exons atGGAAGATCCAGATAAGAAAATAAGTGTTTTATGTCTAGGCCCCAAAGGTTCAGGCAAAActacgttattgaagaaactGCAAAACGCTGAAGGTATTGATTATACCTACAGTCCCGTGCCAACAATAGGGACTAACATTTACgatgtacattattttaataaacacgGGAAGAAACAGGTGCTGTCGGTGAGAGAAGTCGGGGGAGAGATGGCGCCACTGTGGGGGAACTATTTGGACGGAGTGGAAAAG ATAATATACGTGGTCGACACTTCAAATCTTTGCCAGATATCTGCAGCCGCTGTTCTTCTGTACACTCTTCTAGCAGAACCACGGCTAAGGACTGCTAAG TTCATTCTAGTGTTGAGCAAGATGGACGCGGCTTACCGTCAGATGCGCAACGAAGCGCTACTCATGCTGCAGCACGCGCGGCTCAGCAAGGAACTGAAGAATGCTCCAAGGTTGCTGGAGACGTCTCCGCTCACTGGCGAGGGCATTGAAGAGTTGAGAGCTTTTCTGGCAGAGCCCGTCAAATCTCCTTTAAAGATTAACAATTAg
- the LOC106132910 gene encoding zinc finger protein 664-like isoform X3, giving the protein MKLISYLQISDEDKLPRQFCYDCIIKIESSFTFITEAQKVNVTLKNIISRAITSIIVEPESHSKSVCNIKLTLPDYKLSTSADDYSEPLFEDRHDFNIETDINKETKLTEQIIINNDEKEQKNELKNTNESENIKQSCPVCRKTFTSKTWFDKHVEKQHNTHKCTQCPKSFAKKSQLAYHATSHSDERQYACPVADCGKTYKRSKELTSHARTHADVRPYACDKCSMRFKLKSVLKGHMKVHEGSKQHLCYHCGWSFKQIGNLKVHMRIHTGEKPFSCSECEFRAAAASNLRRHQRIHAAQATHVCLTCRKGFYDASSLSRHARTHSRARPFACGGCARAFADSWKRKAHLMRSHRLALADIPPLRRDGAPRER; this is encoded by the exons atgaAACTTATTTCATATCTACAGATATCAGATGAAGACAAACTGCCTCGTCAGTTCTGCTATGATTGCATCATCAAGATCGAATCgtcattcacattcattacGGAAGCTCAGAAAGTTAATGTCACcctcaaaaatataatttcacgAGCCATAACAAGCATTATCGTAGAACCTGAGAGCCACAGTAAAagtgtatgtaatattaagcTAACGTTACCagattataaattaagtacgTCAGCCGACGATTATAGTGAGCCCTTATTCGAAGATCGTCATGATTTTAATATAGAAactgatataaataaagaaacgaAACTAActgaacaaataattattaataatgatgagaaagaacaaaaaaatgaattaaaaaatacaaatgaaagTGAGAATATAAAACAATCATGCCCAGTTTGCAGAAAAACATTTACGTCTAAAACATGGTTCGATAAACACGTGGAGAAGCAACATAATACACATAAATGTACACAGTGTCCcaaat cATTTGCCAAGAAGTCTCAACTTGCGTACCACGCCACGTCCCACTCCGATGAACGCCAGTACGCATGCCCAGTGGCCGACTGCGGCAAAACGTACAAGAGGAGTAAGGAACTAACTAGCCACGCTCGTACACACGCTGATGTCAGGCCGTACGCTTGCGACAAATGCTCGATGAg GTTTAAACTGAAAAGCgtgctgaaaggccacatgaAGGTCCACGAGGGTAGCAAGCAGCACCTCTGCTACCACTGCGGATGGAGTTTCAAACAAA TTGGCAACCTTAAAGTCCACATGCGAATTCACACTGGGGAGAAGCCTTTCTCTTGTTCCGAGTGCGAGTTTCGCGCGGCCGCCGCCTCCAACCTGCGGCGCCACCAGCGCATACACGCTGCGCAGGCGACGCACGTCTGCCTCACTTGTAGGAAGGGCTTCTATGATGCTAGTTCTCTT TCGCGGCACGCGCGCACGCACTCGCGCGCGCGGCCGTTCGCCTGCGGCGGCTGCGCGCGCGCCTTCGCCGACAGCTGGAAGCGCAAGGCGCACCTCATGCGCAGCCACCGCCTGGCGCTCGCCGACATCCCGCCGCTGCGCAGGGACGGCGCGCCCAGGGAGCGCTAG
- the LOC106132924 gene encoding dual specificity protein phosphatase MPK-4, with amino-acid sequence MAKQVADVQIHASDSQDSLQDDNIDISVDLIDEGLYLGNLACARDSKALEKLQITHVLTIDVVPLPRTILDRGNLTFKYVKLADVPKEDLISHLPDTNQFIRNAIANDGVVLVHCYFGVSRSAAVVIAYIMEKYGLCYEDAFNLVKSKRRFVHPNVGFAAQLKLFGHMGYRLNRDDPRFKQFRLKMAGQKLKQVKILPQQFADLVKPDPGLVRERPDPIVYRCRKCRRVVAGQNNIIPHLPKQVKVELAKKGIRPPPSTLTGLNSAENGELLIEKLQRLASQVLGTLPGDSDTDSPRVQTESQDGDEGPSQILDGYSEGNLVDAHIAGRDCSSACRLMWFVEPMAWMKDVQHSDHGKLHCPKCCNKIGSFNWVMGCKCPCGQKVAPAFYLVPSKVEWSNIVQNVQVTV; translated from the exons ATGGCGAAGCAAGTGGCAGATGTGCAGATTCATGCTTCAGACTCCCAGGACTCCCTTCAAGATGACAATATTGATATTAGTGTTGACTTAATTGATGAAGGCCTGTACTTAG GTAATTTAGCATGTGCAAGAGATTCCAAAGCATTGGAAAAGCTGCAGATAACCCACGTTCTGACCATAGATGTGGTGCCTCTGCCGAGGACCATACTGGACCGTGGCAATCTCACATTCAAATATGTGAAGC TGGCGGATGTGCCTAAGGAGGATCTAATAAGTCACCTTCCTGATACAAATCAATTCATAAGAAATGCCATAGCTAATGATGGTGTAGTTCTTGTACATTG TTACTTCGGCGTCTCCCGCTCAGCGGCGGTAGTGATAGCCTACATCATGGAGAAATACGGCCTCTGCTACGAAGACGCATTCAACCTGGTCAAAAGCAAGCGCCGGTTCGTGCACCCCAACGTGGGGTTCGCGGCGCAGCTGAAGCTGTTCGGCCACATGGGCTACAGGTTGAACAGAGACGACCCCAGGTTCAAACAGTTCCGGCTCAAAATGGCCGGCCAGAAGTTGAAACAAG TTAAGATCCTCCCGCAGCAGTTCGCGGACCTGGTGAAGCCGGACCCTGGGCTCGTCCGCGAGCGGCCGGACCCCATCGTGTACCGCTGCAGGAAGTGCAGGCGAGTGGTAGCCGGCCAGAACAACATCATACCGCACCTGCCCAAACAG GTCAAAGTGGAACTAGCCAAAAAGGGGATTAGGCCTCCCCCGAGCACATTGACCGGTCTCAACTCAGCTGAGAACGGGGAGCTCCTCATTGAGAAGCTACAGCGGCTGGCCTCTCAGGTGCTGGGGACATTACCCGGAGACAGTGACACTGACAGTCCACGTGTACAGACTGAGAGCCAGGACGGAGACGAGGGTCCCAGCCAA ATATTGGACGGCTACAGCGAAGGCAACCTGGTTGACGCCCATATAGCAGGTCGCGACTGCTCATCCGCCTGCCGCCTCATGTGGTTCGTGGAGCCCATGGCCTGGATGAAGGACGTCCAGCACTCTGACCACGGGAAACTGCACTGTCCCAAGTGTTGCAACAAGATCGGCAGCTTCAATTGGGTTATGG GTTGCAAATGTCCGTGCGGTCAGAAAGTAGCGCCGGCCTTCTACCTCGTGCCCTCGAAAGTGGAATGGTCCAACATCGTGCAAAACGTACAAGTAACGGTCTGA
- the LOC106132910 gene encoding zinc finger protein 664-like isoform X2 has protein sequence MDVSKVCRSCMKEVASWERENFNPKAVEMFCFCTNIKISDEDKLPRQFCYDCIIKIESSFTFITEAQKVNVTLKNIISRAITSIIVEPESHSKSVCNIKLTLPDYKLSTSADDYSEPLFEDRHDFNIETDINKETKLTEQIIINNDEKEQKNELKNTNESENIKQSCPVCRKTFTSKTWFDKHVEKQHNTHKCTQCPKSFAKKSQLAYHATSHSDERQYACPVADCGKTYKRSKELTSHARTHADVRPYACDKCSMRFKLKSVLKGHMKVHEGSKQHLCYHCGWSFKQIGNLKVHMRIHTGEKPFSCSECEFRAAAASNLRRHQRIHAAQATHVCLTCRKGFYDASSLSRHARTHSRARPFACGGCARAFADSWKRKAHLMRSHRLALADIPPLRRDGAPRER, from the exons ATGGATGTTTCAAAAGTTTGCCGTAGTTGTATGAAAGAAGTTGCTTCTTGGGAACGAGAAAACTTCAACCCTAAAGCCGTGGAGATGTTCTGTTTTTGTACAAACATCaag ATATCAGATGAAGACAAACTGCCTCGTCAGTTCTGCTATGATTGCATCATCAAGATCGAATCgtcattcacattcattacGGAAGCTCAGAAAGTTAATGTCACcctcaaaaatataatttcacgAGCCATAACAAGCATTATCGTAGAACCTGAGAGCCACAGTAAAagtgtatgtaatattaagcTAACGTTACCagattataaattaagtacgTCAGCCGACGATTATAGTGAGCCCTTATTCGAAGATCGTCATGATTTTAATATAGAAactgatataaataaagaaacgaAACTAActgaacaaataattattaataatgatgagaaagaacaaaaaaatgaattaaaaaatacaaatgaaagTGAGAATATAAAACAATCATGCCCAGTTTGCAGAAAAACATTTACGTCTAAAACATGGTTCGATAAACACGTGGAGAAGCAACATAATACACATAAATGTACACAGTGTCCcaaat cATTTGCCAAGAAGTCTCAACTTGCGTACCACGCCACGTCCCACTCCGATGAACGCCAGTACGCATGCCCAGTGGCCGACTGCGGCAAAACGTACAAGAGGAGTAAGGAACTAACTAGCCACGCTCGTACACACGCTGATGTCAGGCCGTACGCTTGCGACAAATGCTCGATGAg GTTTAAACTGAAAAGCgtgctgaaaggccacatgaAGGTCCACGAGGGTAGCAAGCAGCACCTCTGCTACCACTGCGGATGGAGTTTCAAACAAA TTGGCAACCTTAAAGTCCACATGCGAATTCACACTGGGGAGAAGCCTTTCTCTTGTTCCGAGTGCGAGTTTCGCGCGGCCGCCGCCTCCAACCTGCGGCGCCACCAGCGCATACACGCTGCGCAGGCGACGCACGTCTGCCTCACTTGTAGGAAGGGCTTCTATGATGCTAGTTCTCTT TCGCGGCACGCGCGCACGCACTCGCGCGCGCGGCCGTTCGCCTGCGGCGGCTGCGCGCGCGCCTTCGCCGACAGCTGGAAGCGCAAGGCGCACCTCATGCGCAGCCACCGCCTGGCGCTCGCCGACATCCCGCCGCTGCGCAGGGACGGCGCGCCCAGGGAGCGCTA A
- the LOC106132911 gene encoding ADP-ribosylation factor-like protein 16 isoform X2, with protein MHFMLSPKGSGKTTLLKKLQNAEGIDYTYSPVPTIGTNIYDVHYFNKHGKKQVLSVREVGGEMAPLWGNYLDGVEKIIYVVDTSNLCQISAAAVLLYTLLAEPRLRTAKFILVLSKMDAAYRQMRNEALLMLQHARLSKELKNAPRLLETSPLTGEGIEELRAFLAEPVKSPLKINN; from the exons ATGCATTTCATGTTAA GCCCCAAAGGTTCAGGCAAAActacgttattgaagaaactGCAAAACGCTGAAGGTATTGATTATACCTACAGTCCCGTGCCAACAATAGGGACTAACATTTACgatgtacattattttaataaacacgGGAAGAAACAGGTGCTGTCGGTGAGAGAAGTCGGGGGAGAGATGGCGCCACTGTGGGGGAACTATTTGGACGGAGTGGAAAAG ATAATATACGTGGTCGACACTTCAAATCTTTGCCAGATATCTGCAGCCGCTGTTCTTCTGTACACTCTTCTAGCAGAACCACGGCTAAGGACTGCTAAG TTCATTCTAGTGTTGAGCAAGATGGACGCGGCTTACCGTCAGATGCGCAACGAAGCGCTACTCATGCTGCAGCACGCGCGGCTCAGCAAGGAACTGAAGAATGCTCCAAGGTTGCTGGAGACGTCTCCGCTCACTGGCGAGGGCATTGAAGAGTTGAGAGCTTTTCTGGCAGAGCCCGTCAAATCTCCTTTAAAGATTAACAATTAg